A section of the Verrucomicrobia bacterium CG1_02_43_26 genome encodes:
- a CDS encoding ATP synthase F0 subunit A → MASGAFASTEAVSPKAYILYSIGGLHITNSMVTSWVVSLLIIVGIRWMAGGRHPKLIPSKGQAVIESMLDGVKDIINPIVGKKVADKAFPLLIGFFFFILIQNISGLIPGVGTFGHYDESGHLLYYFRPGNADLNMTLALAIVSFIAWLYFIFRYVGFKGVVYDLFGNKAERKEVPGWLYYPLFVVFFGVGIIEVISILFRLVSLTFRLFGNIFGGENLLTSMHGIFAYILPVPFYFLEMLIALIQALVFTLLVAVYIGLICNHGDEEEHA, encoded by the coding sequence ATGGCTTCTGGAGCATTTGCTTCGACAGAGGCCGTAAGCCCGAAAGCCTATATTTTGTATAGTATTGGAGGTCTCCATATTACTAATTCAATGGTGACGAGTTGGGTTGTTTCTTTGCTTATTATTGTTGGAATCCGTTGGATGGCCGGAGGCAGGCACCCCAAGCTTATCCCTTCAAAGGGACAGGCGGTTATCGAAAGTATGTTGGATGGGGTGAAGGATATTATTAATCCGATTGTTGGGAAAAAAGTAGCAGATAAAGCATTCCCTCTGCTCATCGGTTTTTTCTTTTTTATCTTAATACAAAACATCAGTGGCTTAATCCCAGGAGTTGGTACATTCGGCCATTATGATGAAAGTGGGCATTTGCTCTACTATTTCAGGCCCGGTAATGCGGATCTGAATATGACGCTGGCGCTTGCGATTGTTTCCTTCATTGCATGGCTTTATTTTATTTTCCGATATGTTGGATTTAAAGGTGTTGTTTACGATCTCTTTGGCAATAAAGCCGAGAGGAAAGAGGTTCCGGGTTGGCTCTACTATCCTTTGTTTGTGGTGTTTTTCGGTGTTGGTATTATCGAAGTAATTTCCATTTTGTTCCGCCTGGTATCTCTAACATTTCGTTTGTTTGGTAACATTTTTGGGGGTGAGAATTTACTTACCAGTATGCACGGCATCTTTGCCTATATCTTGCCGGTTCCTTTTTACTTCCTGGAAATGCTCATAGCACTCATCCAGGCGCTTGTCTTCACTCTATTAGTAGCGGTTTATATAGGTCTCATTTGTAACCATGGAGATGAAGAAGAACATGCCTAA
- a CDS encoding F0F1 ATP synthase subunit beta, which produces MSNVGKIVQVIGPVIDVQFDKNKIPEIYNALEIEFTVSGKKNKLVLEVQQNLGDGMVRAVAMSSTEGLVRGIDVMDTGAPISVPVGEEVLGRIFNVTGDPVDNKGPVKTKERYPIHRPAPTLMDQDTSANILETGIKVIDLICPFIKGGKVGAFGGAGVGKTVVIMELINNIAKAHGGYSVFAGVGERSREGNDLYHEMSDAGVIDQNDISKSKVALVYGQMNEPPGARMRVALSGLTMAEYFRDEKNQDVLLFIDNIFRFSQAGSEVSALLGRSPSAVGYQPTLSQEMGDLQERITSTKKGSITSFQAVYVPADDLTDPAPANTFAHLDSTIVLERRIAELGIYPAVDPLSSTSNALDPNIVGEEHFNVARGVQQVLQRYKDLQDIIAILGIDELSEEDRQTVFRARRIQKYLSQPFHVAEVFTGFPGKYVPVADTIRGFKMILDGELDDVAENDFYMKGSIDEVLATKEAVA; this is translated from the coding sequence ATGAGTAATGTAGGAAAAATCGTTCAAGTCATCGGTCCCGTTATCGATGTCCAGTTTGATAAAAACAAGATTCCCGAGATCTATAACGCCTTGGAGATCGAGTTCACCGTTTCGGGCAAGAAAAATAAACTCGTTCTCGAAGTCCAGCAAAACCTCGGAGACGGCATGGTTCGCGCAGTTGCGATGTCCTCTACTGAAGGTCTAGTTCGCGGTATCGATGTTATGGATACAGGGGCTCCGATTTCTGTTCCCGTAGGCGAAGAAGTTCTGGGCAGAATTTTTAACGTTACAGGTGATCCGGTAGACAATAAGGGTCCGGTCAAAACCAAAGAGCGCTATCCTATTCACCGTCCTGCGCCCACGTTGATGGATCAAGACACATCCGCTAACATCCTCGAAACAGGGATCAAGGTTATTGACCTCATTTGCCCGTTTATTAAAGGGGGTAAAGTAGGTGCCTTCGGAGGAGCCGGTGTAGGCAAGACCGTGGTCATCATGGAGCTTATTAATAACATTGCTAAAGCGCACGGTGGTTATTCCGTTTTCGCTGGAGTGGGGGAACGTTCTCGTGAAGGTAATGACCTCTATCACGAAATGAGCGATGCAGGCGTTATCGACCAAAATGATATTTCAAAATCAAAAGTAGCCCTCGTCTACGGCCAAATGAACGAGCCTCCTGGCGCTCGTATGCGTGTCGCTCTCTCGGGTCTCACGATGGCTGAATATTTTCGCGACGAGAAAAATCAGGACGTGTTGCTCTTTATCGACAACATTTTCCGTTTCTCTCAAGCTGGTTCAGAAGTGTCCGCGCTTCTTGGTCGTTCCCCTTCCGCAGTGGGTTATCAACCTACTCTCAGCCAGGAAATGGGCGATCTGCAGGAACGAATTACATCTACTAAGAAAGGTTCTATCACTTCCTTCCAGGCGGTTTATGTGCCAGCGGACGATTTGACAGATCCCGCTCCTGCTAATACTTTTGCTCACTTGGACTCTACTATCGTTCTTGAACGTCGTATCGCCGAGCTTGGTATCTACCCGGCTGTGGATCCTCTATCGTCTACTTCAAACGCCCTCGATCCAAACATCGTTGGTGAAGAGCACTTCAATGTCGCGCGTGGCGTTCAGCAAGTTCTCCAGCGCTATAAGGATCTCCAAGACATTATTGCCATCTTGGGTATCGATGAATTGTCTGAAGAGGATAGGCAAACGGTCTTCCGTGCGCGTCGTATCCAGAAGTACCTCTCTCAACCCTTCCACGTAGCCGAAGTTTTTACCGGTTTCCCTGGCAAATATGTTCCTGTAGCAGATACCATTCGTGGCTTCAAAATGATCCTCGATGGTGAGTTAGATGACGTCGCGGAAAACGACTTCTACATGAAAGGCTCAATAGACGAAGTCCTCGCTACAAAAGAAGCCGTAGCTTAA
- a CDS encoding EscT/YscT/HrcT family type III secretion system export apparatus protein codes for MSEINSLEQFIIVLTLSLGRITGVTLIAPFFSQQFFLGMARIVVSINLIVIVMPMVIYGYTPGELTYAQIGLLMVKEVILGVIMGFVVSLAFWAAEGAGNFLDTQRGASISQIFDPMVGGTTTPLGSLFNKFFIFLFFTLGGFVLFLTFFYKSFQVWPLFSFYPNISLAVATAFLNSMDYLMQTLVLIAAPIAIVLFLVEFGLGLMNRFAQQLNVFSLSMPIKSGIAAFLLILYLSFMAELFQIEIIKTHKIFEYFEKLIISTAA; via the coding sequence ATGAGTGAAATCAATAGCTTGGAGCAGTTTATCATTGTCTTGACGCTTAGCTTGGGGCGGATTACGGGCGTTACCCTTATTGCGCCTTTCTTTAGTCAGCAGTTTTTTCTAGGCATGGCTCGAATAGTGGTCTCGATTAACTTGATCGTCATTGTTATGCCGATGGTGATCTATGGGTATACGCCTGGGGAGCTAACCTATGCGCAGATAGGCCTACTGATGGTAAAGGAAGTTATCTTGGGAGTTATTATGGGTTTTGTGGTATCTCTGGCCTTTTGGGCCGCGGAGGGCGCGGGAAACTTCTTGGATACGCAACGTGGAGCGAGTATTTCACAAATTTTTGACCCCATGGTCGGCGGCACAACAACACCTTTGGGGTCGCTTTTTAATAAGTTTTTTATCTTTTTATTTTTCACACTAGGGGGGTTTGTCCTTTTCCTGACTTTTTTTTACAAATCATTTCAAGTTTGGCCGCTTTTTTCGTTTTACCCCAACATATCTTTAGCGGTAGCCACGGCCTTTCTAAACTCAATGGACTACCTGATGCAGACGCTTGTTTTGATAGCCGCTCCCATTGCCATAGTGCTCTTTTTAGTAGAGTTTGGGCTGGGTTTGATGAACCGTTTCGCGCAGCAATTAAATGTATTTTCCCTTTCCATGCCGATAAAGAGTGGCATTGCGGCCTTTTTATTGATTCTCTACCTGTCTTTTATGGCGGAACTTTTCCAAATAGAAATCATTAAGACGCACAAAATTTTTGAATATTTTGAAAAACTAATTATTTCGACCGCGGCATGA
- a CDS encoding F0F1 ATP synthase subunit alpha, with amino-acid sequence MTAIIEQIKEEINKLDTRSTKKNVGQIVSIADGVAKLDGLSEAMYNEMIEFPGNIFGLALNLEEDEVGCVILGDPAHLKEGDEVRTTGKLLSVPVGKALLGRVVNALGAPIDGKGPVNTEETYPVEKTAPGIIPRKSVTQPLQTGIISIDSMIPIGRGQRELIIGDRSTGKSTIAIDTIINQANINKQGLASGDPDFRPVYSIYVAIGQKNANIARTIKVLEDKGAMDYTIIVVASAADNPANQYIAPYSGAAMGEWFMENGMDALIVYDDLSKHAVAYRQISLILKRPSGREAYPGDVFYLHSRLLERSARLNEENGNGSLTALPVIETQAGDVSAYIPTNVISITDGQIFLETDLFNQGIRPAISVGLSVSRVGSAAQIKAFKQVAGKIKLELAQYRELAAFAQFGSDLDARTKHQLDRGARIVELFKQPAFSPKKTAVQVVLLWTVQNGYFDGVEVKHIVAAAKSLQETFETTSQDLLDEIESSGKITPEIETKLKSNIESWKNTFVV; translated from the coding sequence ATGACAGCGATTATTGAGCAAATCAAAGAAGAAATTAATAAACTCGATACCCGTTCTACTAAAAAGAACGTTGGCCAAATCGTCTCCATCGCCGATGGCGTGGCAAAGCTCGATGGCCTTTCCGAGGCTATGTATAACGAAATGATTGAATTTCCGGGTAATATTTTCGGTCTCGCCCTCAATTTGGAAGAGGATGAAGTCGGTTGCGTTATTTTGGGAGATCCGGCTCATTTAAAAGAGGGGGACGAGGTCAGGACAACCGGCAAGCTCTTATCTGTTCCTGTTGGCAAAGCGCTTTTAGGTCGTGTAGTAAACGCACTCGGCGCTCCAATTGATGGCAAAGGTCCTGTTAACACAGAGGAGACATACCCTGTTGAGAAAACTGCTCCTGGCATCATTCCTAGAAAGTCTGTTACCCAGCCGCTCCAAACCGGTATCATTAGTATAGACTCGATGATTCCAATCGGCCGTGGCCAGCGTGAGCTCATCATTGGCGACCGTTCTACAGGTAAATCAACTATCGCGATCGATACGATTATTAATCAGGCTAATATTAACAAACAAGGCCTCGCTAGTGGTGATCCTGATTTTCGCCCCGTCTATTCTATTTATGTGGCTATCGGCCAAAAGAATGCCAATATCGCGCGTACAATCAAAGTGCTAGAAGATAAAGGGGCAATGGACTATACGATTATCGTAGTTGCTTCTGCCGCGGATAACCCAGCTAACCAATACATCGCCCCTTATAGCGGTGCTGCTATGGGCGAATGGTTTATGGAAAACGGTATGGATGCCTTGATTGTCTATGATGATCTTTCTAAACACGCTGTTGCTTATCGCCAAATTTCCCTCATCCTAAAGCGCCCTTCTGGTCGTGAAGCTTATCCCGGCGACGTTTTCTATCTCCATTCTCGTTTGCTAGAGCGTTCTGCTCGTCTCAATGAGGAAAATGGAAATGGCTCTTTGACAGCTTTGCCAGTTATTGAAACACAAGCGGGCGACGTTTCCGCCTACATTCCGACAAACGTGATTTCGATCACAGACGGTCAAATTTTCTTGGAAACCGACTTATTTAACCAAGGTATCCGTCCCGCGATTTCAGTCGGTCTTTCCGTTTCCCGTGTTGGTTCTGCTGCGCAAATCAAGGCCTTTAAACAAGTTGCCGGTAAAATTAAGCTTGAGCTGGCTCAATACCGCGAACTAGCAGCGTTTGCTCAATTTGGTTCTGACCTCGATGCCCGCACTAAACATCAGCTCGATCGAGGCGCTCGCATCGTAGAACTTTTTAAGCAACCTGCTTTTAGTCCTAAAAAGACTGCCGTTCAGGTTGTTTTGCTCTGGACTGTTCAGAACGGTTACTTCGATGGCGTTGAGGTAAAACACATTGTTGCTGCTGCTAAGTCTCTTCAAGAAACCTTTGAAACAACAAGTCAGGATCTTCTAGATGAAATCGAGTCTAGTGGTAAAATTACTCCAGAAATCGAAACGAAACTCAAATCAAACATCGAGTCTTGGAAAAACACGTTTGTTGTCTAA
- a CDS encoding phytoene dehydrogenase produces the protein MSGLAAGIRLALFNKKVIILERHNVSGGLNSFYSFGGRKYDVGLHAMTNFVHKGVKGTPLVKLLRQLRISRDDFDLSEQIRSRIVFPGVDLIFTNDFTCLESQIADTFPNEIDGFRRLTQYIREFDEVALSNEEISAKQVVRQYIKDPLLVDALFLPLCYYGSAMEDDMDWSQFVIMFKSIFMEGFARPFEGVRKIIRVLLDKYRQLGGIRKMKTGVRSIKTHNGVVQALELDSGETITADNVISSIGLVETARLCDVPQTDPKNSASNIGHLSFVETITVLNEQPKDLGCEDTIVFFNNTDHFEYKRPTDLVDPRSGVMCVPNNYQYPEDQKMEEGFLRVTALANYDKWVSLPEGGYQEQKQYWFEELSKNLQKTLFPKEINSSFLKEKTVAMDMFTPRTIQKYTGHLGGAVYGAPHKSRDGRTSIKNLYICGTDQGFLGIIGAMLSGISMANLHVLSAEKAHEQASS, from the coding sequence ATGTCTGGCCTTGCTGCGGGCATTCGTTTAGCGTTATTTAACAAAAAAGTAATTATCCTGGAACGACACAATGTTTCAGGTGGTTTAAATAGTTTTTACAGCTTTGGGGGGCGCAAGTACGATGTAGGTCTCCATGCGATGACAAACTTCGTACACAAGGGCGTTAAGGGAACTCCCTTGGTAAAACTATTGCGCCAACTGCGTATTTCTCGAGATGATTTTGATCTCTCTGAACAAATACGTTCTCGTATTGTATTTCCTGGTGTTGATTTAATATTTACGAATGATTTTACATGCCTAGAAAGTCAAATAGCAGATACTTTTCCTAATGAAATAGATGGCTTCAGGCGGTTAACGCAATATATACGCGAGTTTGATGAAGTTGCCCTTTCTAATGAAGAAATTTCTGCTAAGCAGGTTGTTCGGCAATACATCAAAGATCCCCTGTTGGTCGATGCGCTTTTTCTTCCCCTATGTTATTATGGTAGCGCGATGGAAGATGATATGGATTGGAGCCAGTTTGTCATCATGTTTAAGTCTATCTTTATGGAAGGCTTTGCCAGACCCTTCGAAGGGGTGCGAAAGATTATCCGCGTACTCTTAGATAAATATCGCCAGTTAGGCGGCATCCGCAAAATGAAAACGGGTGTACGCTCGATCAAGACACATAATGGTGTTGTCCAAGCATTAGAACTTGATAGCGGTGAGACGATTACGGCAGACAATGTTATATCTTCAATCGGTTTAGTGGAGACGGCTCGCTTGTGCGATGTGCCACAAACCGATCCTAAAAACTCAGCGAGCAACATCGGACACTTATCATTTGTTGAAACGATCACAGTCCTCAACGAGCAGCCTAAGGACTTGGGCTGTGAAGACACGATCGTCTTTTTTAATAACACCGATCACTTCGAATACAAGCGCCCTACGGATCTTGTGGACCCTCGAAGCGGTGTGATGTGTGTGCCCAATAATTATCAGTATCCCGAAGATCAGAAAATGGAAGAAGGGTTTTTGCGCGTCACGGCATTGGCAAATTATGATAAATGGGTCTCCTTGCCTGAGGGCGGATACCAAGAGCAGAAGCAATATTGGTTTGAGGAACTCAGTAAGAATCTGCAAAAAACGCTTTTCCCAAAGGAAATTAATAGTAGTTTCTTAAAAGAAAAAACGGTAGCCATGGATATGTTCACCCCTCGGACGATTCAAAAGTATACCGGTCACTTAGGTGGTGCTGTCTATGGAGCACCTCATAAAAGCCGAGATGGCCGCACGTCGATTAAAAATCTGTATATATGCGGTACGGATCAAGGTTTCTTGGGGATAATCGGCGCGATGCTCAGCGGCATCTCAATGGCAAATCTTCACGTTCTGTCTGCAGAAAAGGCACACGAGCAAGCAAGCAGCTAG
- a CDS encoding EscS/YscS/HrcS family type III secretion system export apparatus protein, translated as MPESIIIDFTIKGMVLVLLLSMPAIVIATVAGLGVSIVQALTQIQEQTLGFAVKLIVVIAVLLFSASWMTAELYKYSNYLFTSFHLYAK; from the coding sequence ATGCCTGAATCCATCATAATCGACTTTACGATCAAAGGAATGGTCCTGGTTCTCCTGCTTTCCATGCCCGCTATTGTGATCGCTACGGTTGCCGGCTTAGGCGTGAGTATCGTACAAGCGTTGACGCAGATACAAGAACAGACACTGGGTTTCGCGGTCAAATTGATCGTGGTCATAGCAGTGCTTCTTTTTTCAGCTAGTTGGATGACTGCGGAACTATACAAGTACTCTAACTATTTGTTTACTTCTTTTCATCTATACGCGAAATGA
- a CDS encoding ATP synthase F0 subunit B, whose protein sequence is MIDCLFTIAATGTEIAQNPISKLAGQFGVEWHLLIAQMINFCVVAFLLYQFAFKPVMKTVALRQQKITEGLQYAEEMKHKLADAEREYAEALREAAMEGKKIIDDAREKAKRFGEKETQEAIAKAAAIMKKAEEGIALEKQQMLRDLRKEVAQLVIMTTEKVLDKELSPAEQTLFSDSAVKELVARN, encoded by the coding sequence ATGATCGATTGCTTATTCACTATTGCCGCTACTGGTACTGAAATTGCTCAAAACCCAATCTCTAAGCTTGCGGGACAATTTGGGGTCGAATGGCACCTCCTGATCGCGCAGATGATCAATTTCTGTGTGGTTGCTTTTTTATTGTATCAGTTTGCTTTCAAGCCGGTTATGAAGACAGTCGCGCTTCGGCAGCAGAAAATCACAGAAGGTCTCCAGTATGCTGAAGAGATGAAGCATAAACTTGCGGATGCCGAGAGAGAATACGCGGAAGCGTTGCGTGAAGCTGCGATGGAAGGTAAGAAGATTATAGACGATGCTCGCGAAAAAGCAAAGCGCTTTGGCGAGAAGGAAACCCAAGAGGCCATAGCCAAGGCAGCTGCCATCATGAAGAAAGCAGAAGAGGGGATTGCTCTTGAGAAACAACAAATGTTACGTGACTTGCGTAAAGAGGTCGCTCAACTCGTCATCATGACCACAGAAAAGGTTCTCGATAAAGAACTTTCACCTGCGGAACAAACGCTCTTTAGCGACTCTGCTGTTAAGGAACTGGTAGCACGTAATTAA
- a CDS encoding 1-hydroxy-2-methyl-2-(E)-butenyl 4-diphosphate synthase — MKENEYCYSRYAAKRYQTRVVNVGNVPVGGGNPIRIQSMVNTPTLDVAATVKQSIELAEAGCEIIRITAQNVSAAKALKDIHREFRAAGFDNPLVADIHFLPKAAFEALEHVEKVRINPGNFADNKKFAIKEYSDNEYEIELQRLHDEFSPLVKRAKELGKSLRIGTNHGSLSDRIMNRYGDTPLGMVESALEFLRISVDYNYHDIILSMKASNPKVMIQAYRLMVARMAAENMNFPLHLGVTEAGNGEDARVKSAIGIGSLLMDGLGDTIRVSLTENPVYEIPVAQQLAKMAEDLWSLNQEKRALLTGDSIDPYTYTRRDTVVINAATKAPIASSEFPRVFVAIDFSEKTPEKIAQEICRMHNRLPDNKIEGLCFRIENEQSLESVFHLNRILKDTIPYFVLELSVDMDISLLKKHVWDDTTRWFFTQRLADQAAFQKLQAFTSKAKNRILAIDAPIALLPEICTELKTNNTTFANIVFTSSQNEPGYHAMGSYRELAEVLKTESINAPIWIRSTRDNAFGNNGHFRETILQASIHMGSLLCDGIGDIVSIENYNDIERTAILSYNILQGSRLRFTKTEFVSCPSCGRTLFDLETTTDKVREKTEHLIGVTIAIMGCIVNGPGEMADADFGYVGGAPGKINLYVGKECIKYNIPEAEAVDRLVDLIKEHGRWVEPKEIVKEEEPQGVTC, encoded by the coding sequence ATGAAAGAGAATGAGTACTGTTATTCAAGGTATGCGGCCAAACGCTATCAAACCCGTGTTGTTAACGTAGGCAATGTTCCTGTTGGGGGAGGAAATCCCATCCGCATTCAGTCCATGGTTAATACGCCAACTTTGGATGTTGCAGCAACCGTAAAGCAATCGATTGAACTTGCGGAAGCAGGGTGTGAGATTATTCGCATCACTGCGCAAAATGTCTCAGCAGCTAAAGCATTAAAAGATATCCACCGCGAATTTCGAGCAGCGGGCTTCGATAATCCCCTCGTAGCCGATATTCACTTCTTGCCCAAAGCGGCGTTTGAAGCGCTAGAGCATGTTGAGAAAGTGCGCATTAACCCCGGTAACTTTGCAGACAATAAGAAGTTTGCTATCAAAGAGTATTCGGATAATGAATACGAAATCGAATTGCAGCGCCTGCATGACGAGTTTTCGCCATTGGTGAAGCGAGCTAAGGAATTGGGTAAATCCCTGCGTATAGGCACAAATCATGGATCTCTTTCTGATCGCATCATGAATCGCTATGGGGACACGCCACTAGGTATGGTAGAGTCTGCATTGGAGTTCTTGCGAATCTCGGTTGATTATAATTACCATGACATCATTCTCTCGATGAAGGCGAGTAACCCGAAGGTTATGATCCAAGCCTATAGACTTATGGTAGCGCGTATGGCTGCAGAGAACATGAATTTTCCGCTTCACCTAGGTGTGACGGAGGCCGGTAACGGGGAAGATGCCCGCGTTAAAAGCGCCATAGGTATCGGGTCTCTACTAATGGACGGTTTGGGCGATACGATCCGTGTTTCTTTAACGGAAAACCCAGTCTACGAGATTCCGGTAGCCCAACAATTAGCCAAAATGGCTGAAGATCTTTGGAGCCTTAATCAAGAGAAGCGTGCTTTATTGACAGGAGATTCTATAGACCCTTATACGTACACCAGGCGCGATACGGTTGTTATTAACGCTGCAACTAAAGCACCTATTGCGAGTTCCGAATTTCCAAGGGTATTCGTAGCGATCGATTTTTCAGAAAAAACGCCTGAAAAAATAGCGCAGGAAATCTGCCGCATGCACAATCGTTTACCGGATAATAAAATTGAGGGCCTATGCTTTCGTATTGAAAACGAGCAATCCTTGGAATCCGTCTTCCATCTCAACCGTATTTTAAAAGACACCATTCCGTATTTTGTGCTAGAACTGAGCGTGGATATGGATATTTCCCTTTTAAAGAAACACGTTTGGGACGATACCACCCGGTGGTTCTTTACGCAACGCCTTGCCGATCAAGCGGCATTTCAAAAGCTCCAAGCCTTTACTTCAAAAGCAAAAAATAGAATCCTGGCAATTGATGCTCCTATTGCGCTGCTGCCTGAAATCTGCACTGAGCTAAAAACAAACAATACCACATTTGCCAATATTGTTTTCACATCCTCTCAAAACGAGCCAGGATACCACGCTATGGGTTCATATCGTGAGCTGGCGGAAGTTCTGAAAACAGAGTCGATAAATGCTCCTATATGGATACGCTCAACCCGTGATAATGCCTTTGGTAATAACGGCCATTTTAGAGAAACCATTTTACAGGCATCGATTCATATGGGCAGCCTGCTCTGTGATGGTATTGGGGATATCGTCAGTATTGAAAACTATAACGATATCGAGCGCACCGCGATTTTAAGCTATAACATCCTCCAAGGTTCTCGACTGCGATTCACCAAGACAGAATTTGTTTCCTGCCCCTCTTGTGGCAGAACGCTCTTTGATCTTGAAACCACAACCGATAAAGTACGTGAGAAAACCGAACACTTAATCGGTGTGACGATTGCCATTATGGGTTGTATCGTAAACGGTCCTGGTGAGATGGCGGATGCGGATTTCGGTTACGTGGGCGGGGCTCCCGGTAAAATTAATTTGTATGTGGGTAAAGAATGCATCAAATACAACATCCCGGAAGCGGAAGCTGTAGATCGTTTAGTGGATTTGATTAAAGAGCATGGTCGTTGGGTAGAGCCCAAGGAGATTGTCAAAGAAGAAGAACCCCAGGGGGTAACCTGTTAA
- a CDS encoding ATPase: MYQILAEITGNIHYGLQAGLGCMAAAIGVGMVGGKAAEAVGRNPGASGKILVQAIIGMALAEAVAFYVLFLGR, from the coding sequence ATGTATCAGATACTAGCAGAAATCACAGGTAATATTCACTACGGTCTCCAGGCCGGCCTCGGTTGTATGGCAGCTGCCATCGGCGTAGGCATGGTAGGAGGTAAAGCAGCGGAAGCTGTTGGCCGTAATCCGGGAGCTTCCGGTAAAATTCTCGTCCAAGCGATTATCGGTATGGCGTTGGCAGAAGCTGTCGCGTTCTACGTGTTGTTCTTGGGCCGCTAA
- a CDS encoding ATP synthase F1 subunit epsilon: MPIILEIVTPAGKIYSGDAETVILPTEMGDIGILEGHVPLLCNLVPGELVVHHNASKQYLAVDKGFARVLGNTVSVLTEAAIDVHEIDISLAVEAQARAEKALAEARKKPSTDAAEIERFESITRFAVAQQLVKKRH; encoded by the coding sequence ATGCCAATCATACTGGAAATTGTAACACCCGCTGGAAAAATCTACTCTGGAGATGCAGAGACCGTTATTTTACCCACAGAAATGGGAGATATCGGTATTCTCGAAGGGCACGTTCCGCTCCTCTGTAACCTTGTACCCGGCGAACTCGTTGTCCATCATAACGCCAGTAAACAGTATTTGGCTGTCGATAAAGGTTTCGCACGCGTTCTGGGGAATACGGTATCTGTACTCACAGAAGCTGCGATCGATGTCCATGAGATAGATATTTCCCTCGCTGTTGAAGCTCAAGCAAGAGCCGAAAAAGCCCTTGCCGAAGCCCGCAAAAAGCCATCAACAGATGCTGCCGAAATCGAGCGCTTTGAATCGATTACACGTTTCGCTGTGGCTCAGCAACTCGTCAAAAAACGGCATTAA
- a CDS encoding ATP synthase F1 subunit gamma, with product MSGTRDILRRIKAVKNTGKITKAMQLVAASKMQRAQNTARKGRAYSLMLAEILESLITNADSIEHPLLNKRTVKNRGILVVSTDKGLCGSLNANLFRMIIEQVKDSASYVTVGRKAKLFISRTKRDLLADFPVSDHVEFAEIRAAVEFMLKAYLEGKIDTIEVIFPRFINTLIQTPTIEKLVPLTDLHEEVAALRKRFGEETIKPTQPDSGAMIFEPNADAMLQLLPDMFLKQEIYQMVLEAKASEHSARMVAMKSATDNAKNLVDDLSLQYNKARQAAITQEILEIAAASAA from the coding sequence ATGAGCGGAACCAGAGATATATTACGCCGAATTAAGGCAGTCAAAAATACAGGTAAGATCACCAAAGCCATGCAGCTCGTGGCGGCATCCAAGATGCAACGTGCTCAAAATACGGCCAGAAAGGGGAGAGCTTACTCTCTTATGTTGGCAGAAATTCTGGAATCTCTCATTACGAACGCAGATAGTATCGAGCACCCGCTGCTCAATAAGCGTACGGTCAAAAATAGAGGTATCTTGGTGGTCTCAACCGATAAAGGCTTGTGTGGATCCCTTAATGCTAACCTATTTCGCATGATCATTGAGCAAGTTAAAGATTCTGCGAGCTATGTTACTGTTGGCAGAAAAGCAAAATTGTTTATTAGTCGTACAAAACGCGATCTGCTAGCCGATTTCCCCGTCTCTGACCACGTTGAGTTTGCTGAAATTCGAGCAGCGGTTGAGTTTATGTTAAAAGCCTATTTAGAGGGAAAAATCGATACCATCGAGGTCATTTTTCCTCGATTTATTAACACGCTGATCCAGACACCAACAATTGAAAAACTTGTTCCCTTGACTGATTTACATGAAGAGGTGGCTGCCTTACGCAAACGTTTTGGAGAAGAAACCATAAAACCTACCCAGCCTGATTCCGGAGCCATGATCTTTGAGCCGAATGCTGATGCAATGCTTCAGCTTCTCCCTGACATGTTTTTGAAGCAAGAAATCTATCAAATGGTTCTCGAAGCCAAAGCTTCAGAGCATAGCGCTCGTATGGTCGCCATGAAGAGCGCCACCGATAATGCTAAGAACCTGGTAGACGATCTTAGTCTTCAATACAACAAAGCAAGGCAAGCTGCCATCACGCAAGAAATATTAGAAATTGCCGCTGCCAGCGCCGCATAA